A section of the Drosophila sechellia strain sech25 chromosome 3L, ASM438219v1, whole genome shotgun sequence genome encodes:
- the LOC6611011 gene encoding lipase member H: MRAQFTMQKSTAQMIIAVCLICQSLAVEDKDKATKPINIDSVQKHNVKLLSEQLNRGWRAFCDAPVDEGVMSLFQGINPSDARLHVMTITNQSVELPIKSISQIKDFDINPERKTLIYVNAFHTADSYFSVQEHLTLLQNSRRDLNVIVVDFANDVAQLYYAVRHHLSVNGYFVYKLVRALKDAGIAVQDITLAGHSVGANIAALGAQLFAKENKQLVGQLLAIDPATMCRTTDILVKQSVASRVVVLHGEGDVFGVRVPLGHIDIYPNGIGYFPRRKLQPGCESKICSHMYPFILFMEALIEGVMIPATKCESWAKFRQGDCNFQNTINIGLIYPANAKGLYFCMTQPNPPFTYMEHGLRYKARRPENNHIKY, translated from the exons ATGAGAGCACAATTCACCATGCAGAAGAGCACAGCACAGATGATCATCGCAGTCTGTCTGATCTGTCAATCTTTGGCAGTGGAGGATAAGGATAAGGCAACAAAGCCCATAAATATAGACAGTGTCCAAAAACATAATGTCAAGCTACTCAGCGAGCAACTGAATCGCGGTTGGCGAGCCTTCT GCGATGCTCCTGTGGATGAGGGTGTGATGTCCCTGTTTCAGGGCATCAATCCCAGCGATGCACGACTCCATGTGATGACCATTACCAATCAGAGTGTAGAGCTGCCCATTAAGTCCATATCTCAGATCAAGGATTTCGATATCAATCCGGAGCGTAAGACCCTCATCTATGTGAATGCCTTCCACACGGCCGATAGCTATTTTAGTGTGCAAGAGCACTTGACTCTGCTGCAAAACAGCAGGAGGGATCTCAATGTAATAGTGGTGGATTTCGCAAATGATGTGGCTCAATTGTACTATGCAGTGCGTCATCATCTCTCCGTTAATGGCTACTTCGTTTATAAGCTGGTGAGAGCTCTGAAGGATGCGGGCATTGCCGTGCAGGACATCACTTTGGCAGGACACTCGGTGGGTGCTAACATAGCCGCACTGGGTGCCCAACTTTTTgccaaagaaaacaaacaattggTGGGTCAACTGTTGGCCATCGACCCAGCCACCATGTGTCGCACCACCGACATTTTGGTTAAACAAAGTGTGGCTTCAAGAGTGGTGGTGCTGCACGGGGAGGGGGATGTTTTTGGGGTGAGAGTGCCACTGGGTCACATCGATATATATCCCAATGGCATTGGATACTTCCCGAGGAGGAAACTGCAACCTGGCTGCGAGTCCAAGATCTGCAGTCACATGTATCCATTTATTCTGTTCATGGAG GCTCTCATCGAGGGTGTGATGATCCCAGCTACCAAGTGCGAGAGTTGGGCTAAGTTCCGACAGGGCGATTGTAATTTCCAGAATACCATCAACATTGGACTCATCTACCCAGCGAATGCCAAGGGTCTGTACTTCTGCATGACCCAACCGAATCCTCCATTCACCTATATGGAACATGGACTGCGCTACAAGGCGAGACGTCCTGAAAATAACCATATTAAGTATTAG